The genomic interval AGACTCAGCGCTCCACGAAATTGTGCCAATTTAATCACCGTTTGAGGGTTATACGCATAAAAAATATCTTCAATTGCGACTTCATCAATAGTATGCTGTTTAAAGATCGTATCAAGTCCTTCAACCAACTCCATAATCTGATGTTGAAGAATTTTTTCTTTAATTTTGATAAGCCCTGCTTCAATTAATACAAGACTATTTCTCTCTTTTTTGAGGATTGCATAACCGCAATTTCGTGTGCCTGGATCGATTCCTAAAATAACCAC from Sulfurospirillum multivorans DSM 12446 carries:
- the ruvC gene encoding crossover junction endodeoxyribonuclease RuvC; amino-acid sequence: MVILGIDPGTRNCGYAILKKERNSLVLIEAGLIKIKEKILQHQIMELVEGLDTIFKQHTIDEVAIEDIFYAYNPQTVIKLAQFRGALSLKILQTIGNFSEYTALQVKKAVTGNGKAAKEQVAFMVKKILGIKQEIKPLDITDAIAIAITHAQRVKVS